A genome region from Geodermatophilus bullaregiensis includes the following:
- a CDS encoding ABC transporter permease — protein MLRRAGQALVVLAGVSVLVFSLIHLVPGDPVRLALGTRFSQETYDALRARNGLDLPLVEQYFRWAGRALTGDLGVSFRSGDTVTALIAERLPPTLALALAALVVALVIALPLGMLSALHPRSLVDRVATVVSQFGISVPDFWLSIVLILVFAGTLGVLPSGGYVPLTEDPLGWLQRLVLPAVATGVVSGSVITRFVRSSMLEALGQDHVRTAQAKGVPTRQVLTWHVLRNALLPLVTVIGVQLAYLLSGVVVVEIVFSWPGLGQLAYQAVRDRDFPVLQGAVLLFALVFLVINLLVDLLYSRIDPRIARR, from the coding sequence CTGCTCCGGCGGGCCGGCCAGGCCCTGGTCGTCCTGGCCGGCGTGAGCGTCCTGGTCTTCTCGCTCATCCACCTGGTGCCGGGCGACCCGGTCCGCCTGGCCCTCGGCACCCGGTTCTCGCAGGAGACCTACGACGCCCTCCGGGCGCGCAACGGGCTGGACCTGCCCCTGGTCGAGCAGTACTTCCGCTGGGCGGGGCGGGCGCTCACCGGCGACCTGGGGGTGAGCTTCCGCAGCGGCGACACGGTGACCGCGCTGATCGCCGAGCGGCTGCCGCCGACGCTGGCCCTGGCGCTGGCCGCGCTGGTGGTGGCCCTGGTCATCGCCCTGCCCCTGGGCATGCTCTCGGCGCTGCACCCGCGGTCGCTCGTCGACCGGGTGGCCACCGTCGTCAGCCAGTTCGGCATCTCGGTGCCGGACTTCTGGCTGTCGATCGTGCTGATCCTGGTCTTCGCCGGGACGCTGGGCGTGCTGCCCTCGGGCGGGTACGTCCCGCTGACGGAGGACCCGCTGGGCTGGCTGCAGCGCCTGGTGCTGCCCGCGGTGGCCACCGGCGTCGTCTCCGGCTCGGTGATCACCCGGTTCGTCCGGTCGAGCATGCTCGAGGCGCTGGGGCAGGACCACGTGCGGACGGCGCAGGCCAAGGGCGTGCCCACCCGGCAGGTGCTCACCTGGCACGTGCTGCGCAACGCGCTGCTGCCCCTGGTCACCGTGATCGGCGTGCAGCTGGCCTACCTGCTGTCGGGCGTCGTCGTGGTGGAGATCGTCTTCTCCTGGCCGGGGCTGGGGCAGCTGGCCTACCAGGCGGTGCGCGACCGCGACTTCCCCGTGCTGCAGGGGGCGGTGCTCCTCTTCGCCCTGGTCTTCCTCGTGATCAACCTGCTGGTGGACCTGCTCTACAGCCGCATCGACCCGAGGATCGCCCGCCGATGA
- a CDS encoding ABC transporter permease, protein MTQLPTPGATPAAPPPSEPPPSEPPPSEPLPTAAPPRPRWRETLGLLARNPTAAVSAVVLVLIVLAAVFDETLAPDGPNDQDPSRQLQPPSWAHPFGTDEFGRDVLSRVVLGASTSLRVGFASVAFALVVGTLIGLLAGFYGKWVDDVLMRLMDVVFAFPAVLLAIAIVAIRGAGPGNAILAIGIVYVPIFARVTRASVLGVREEVYVRASRSVGASDRRLITRHVLPNAAPPIIVQTSISLAFAVLAEAALSFLGLGPRRPNPSWGLMLADGRGFIDQAWWYTVFPGLAIVVTVLCFNLLGDGLRDVLDPRQRTLMAGGGR, encoded by the coding sequence ATGACGCAGCTGCCGACACCGGGCGCCACCCCGGCCGCGCCCCCGCCGTCCGAGCCCCCGCCGTCCGAGCCCCCGCCGTCCGAGCCCCTGCCGACCGCGGCCCCGCCGCGTCCCCGCTGGCGGGAGACGCTGGGCCTGCTCGCCCGGAACCCCACCGCGGCGGTCTCGGCCGTCGTCCTCGTCCTGATCGTCCTGGCCGCGGTCTTCGACGAGACGCTCGCGCCCGACGGCCCCAACGACCAGGACCCGTCGCGGCAGCTGCAGCCGCCGAGCTGGGCCCACCCGTTCGGCACCGACGAGTTCGGCCGCGACGTGCTCAGCCGGGTGGTCCTGGGTGCGTCGACGTCGCTGCGGGTCGGCTTCGCCTCCGTCGCGTTCGCCCTGGTCGTGGGCACGCTCATCGGGCTGCTGGCCGGCTTCTACGGCAAGTGGGTCGACGACGTCCTCATGCGCCTCATGGACGTGGTGTTCGCCTTCCCCGCCGTCCTGCTGGCCATCGCCATCGTGGCCATCCGCGGCGCGGGGCCGGGCAACGCCATCCTCGCCATCGGGATCGTCTACGTGCCGATCTTCGCCCGGGTGACGCGCGCGAGCGTGCTCGGCGTGCGCGAGGAGGTGTACGTGCGGGCCTCGCGCTCGGTGGGCGCCTCGGACCGGCGGCTGATCACCCGGCACGTGCTGCCCAACGCCGCCCCGCCGATCATCGTGCAGACCTCGATCAGCCTCGCCTTCGCGGTGCTGGCCGAGGCGGCGCTGTCCTTCCTCGGGCTGGGGCCGCGCCGGCCCAACCCGTCGTGGGGGCTGATGCTCGCCGACGGCCGCGGCTTCATCGACCAGGCCTGGTGGTACACGGTCTTCCCCGGCCTGGCGATCGTGGTGACGGTGCTGTGCTTCAACCTGCTCGGCGACGGGCTGCGCGACGTCCTCGACCCGCGGCAGCGGACCCTGATGGCCGGGGGCGGCCGGTGA
- a CDS encoding MIP/aquaporin family protein, whose protein sequence is MASSRTARETATTGLYGSRIGTTVGRTALTEFIGTAILVFVGTGTAVASAATGQATYDSLAVVLAFGFTLTALAAAFGHVSGCHLNPAVTLGLAVTRRFPWPAAGAYVVAQLAGGVAGVAATWAVFGAAARDQGQLGATVPLGGISAGQAFLAEALVTFVLVLVVVSVATDDRAQAAIAPVAVGFALAAGIFVAGPLTGGAVNPARAFGPDLLAGQLSSLWIYLLAPTVGGVLAAVVYDRLLAAGEPPEA, encoded by the coding sequence ATGGCGTCGAGCAGGACCGCCCGGGAGACCGCGACCACCGGTCTCTACGGCAGCAGGATCGGGACGACGGTGGGGCGCACGGCGCTCACGGAGTTCATCGGAACGGCGATCCTGGTGTTCGTCGGCACCGGCACCGCGGTGGCCAGTGCCGCCACCGGCCAGGCCACCTACGACTCGCTGGCCGTGGTGCTCGCCTTCGGGTTCACGCTCACCGCGCTGGCCGCGGCGTTCGGGCACGTCTCGGGGTGCCACCTCAACCCGGCGGTCACGCTGGGCCTGGCCGTGACGCGGCGCTTCCCGTGGCCGGCCGCCGGCGCCTACGTCGTCGCCCAGCTCGCGGGCGGGGTCGCCGGCGTGGCGGCCACGTGGGCGGTCTTCGGCGCGGCGGCCCGCGACCAGGGGCAGCTCGGCGCCACCGTGCCGCTGGGCGGCATCTCCGCCGGCCAGGCGTTCCTGGCCGAGGCGCTGGTCACGTTCGTCCTGGTCCTGGTCGTGGTGTCCGTGGCCACCGACGACCGCGCCCAGGCGGCGATCGCGCCGGTGGCCGTGGGCTTCGCGCTCGCCGCCGGCATCTTCGTCGCGGGGCCGCTGACCGGTGGTGCGGTCAACCCGGCGCGGGCGTTCGGGCCCGACCTGCTGGCCGGGCAGCTCTCGTCGCTGTGGATCTACCTCCTGGCGCCCACCGTCGGTGGCGTCCTCGCCGCGGTCGTCTACGACCGCCTGCTCGCCGCCGGCGAGCCCCCGGAGGCCTGA
- a CDS encoding ABC transporter ATP-binding protein translates to MTSLSEGTAERDVLVSARGLEVHFPVRSGGVLRRTSGVLRAVDGVDLDVYRGETLGLVGESGCGKSTLGNALLRLVPPTGGTVTFDGADVTRMSRRELRDLRRRAGMVFQDPFASLDPRRTVAQTVSEPLEVHGLHPGRQARAARVRELLALVGLDAGVAARYPHEFSGGQRQRVGIARALAGEPDFLVCDEAIASLDVSVQAQVLNLLRRLQRQLGLTLLFVSHDLSAVRHVSDRIAVMYLGRVVEVGPAAAVATDPQMPYTRALLSAVPLPHPQLERSRQRIVLRGDVPSPSRVPSGCRFRTRCPDVFEPCPDVDPALQPVGSAPGHVAACHLHGVVGTPVARPDAAPGADGSSSGATAAGSRPG, encoded by the coding sequence GTGACGTCGCTGTCGGAGGGCACCGCCGAGCGGGACGTGCTGGTCTCCGCCCGGGGGCTGGAGGTGCACTTCCCCGTCCGGTCGGGCGGGGTGCTGCGCCGCACCAGCGGTGTGCTGCGCGCCGTCGACGGCGTCGACCTCGACGTGTACCGCGGCGAGACGCTGGGCCTGGTCGGCGAGTCCGGCTGCGGGAAGTCGACGCTCGGCAACGCGCTGCTGCGGCTGGTGCCACCGACCGGGGGGACGGTCACCTTCGACGGCGCCGACGTCACGCGGATGTCCCGGCGGGAGCTGCGGGACCTGCGCCGCCGGGCCGGGATGGTGTTCCAGGACCCGTTCGCCTCGCTCGACCCGCGGCGCACCGTGGCGCAGACGGTGAGCGAGCCGCTCGAGGTGCACGGCCTGCACCCGGGCCGGCAGGCACGCGCCGCGCGGGTGCGCGAGCTGCTGGCGCTGGTCGGCCTCGATGCGGGGGTCGCCGCCCGCTACCCGCACGAGTTCTCCGGCGGGCAGCGGCAGCGGGTCGGCATCGCCCGCGCGCTGGCCGGCGAGCCGGACTTCCTGGTGTGCGACGAGGCGATCGCCTCCCTCGACGTCAGCGTGCAGGCCCAGGTGCTCAACCTGCTGCGCCGGCTGCAGCGCCAGCTCGGGCTCACGCTGCTGTTCGTCTCCCACGACCTCTCGGCCGTGCGGCACGTGTCCGACCGGATCGCCGTCATGTACCTGGGCCGGGTGGTCGAGGTCGGGCCGGCGGCCGCCGTCGCCACGGACCCGCAGATGCCCTACACCCGGGCGCTGCTGTCGGCGGTGCCGCTGCCGCACCCGCAGCTCGAGCGCTCGCGCCAGCGGATCGTGCTGCGCGGCGACGTCCCCTCGCCGTCCCGGGTGCCGAGCGGCTGCCGGTTCCGCACCCGCTGCCCCGACGTCTTCGAGCCCTGCCCCGACGTCGACCCGGCGCTGCAGCCGGTGGGGTCCGCGCCCGGTCACGTGGCCGCCTGCCACCTGCACGGGGTGGTGGGGACGCCGGTCGCGCGACCCGACGCGGCTCCGGGCGCGGACGGGAGCTCCTCCGGCGCGACGGCGGCCGGCAGCCGGCCGGGCTGA
- a CDS encoding ABC transporter ATP-binding protein encodes MSAPSPEGAATPVLEVEDLRVDLRTPRGTAHVVNGLSYSVGAGETVAVVGESGSGKSVSVLALMGLLPARTATVTGRALLHGEDLLAMDGERLRQVRGPGVGMVFQDPMTSLNPVLTVGRQLTEGLRAHGSVSKAAARARAVELLAEVGLPDPGRAVDRYPHELSGGMRQRVVIAIALSNSPGLLIADEATTALDVTVQAQILDLVERLRSEHGTGVIWITHDLGVVAGIADRVLVMYGGRCVEDGTVDDVLERPVHPYTRGLLGALPDLATADDGDLATIPGTPPPPTDLPAGCVFWPRCPVRGDARCETEQPPLAVVGAGRAGLPHRAATWCAEGEAS; translated from the coding sequence GTGAGCGCCCCGTCGCCGGAGGGGGCCGCGACCCCGGTCCTGGAGGTCGAGGACCTGCGGGTGGACCTGCGCACCCCGCGCGGGACGGCGCACGTGGTCAACGGCCTGAGCTACAGCGTCGGCGCGGGGGAGACCGTGGCCGTGGTGGGGGAGTCCGGCAGCGGCAAGAGCGTGTCGGTGCTCGCGCTGATGGGGCTGCTGCCCGCGCGGACGGCGACGGTGACCGGCCGGGCGCTGCTGCACGGCGAGGACCTGCTGGCCATGGACGGCGAGCGGCTGCGCCAGGTGCGCGGCCCCGGCGTCGGCATGGTGTTCCAGGACCCGATGACCTCGCTCAACCCCGTGCTCACCGTGGGCCGGCAGCTCACCGAGGGCCTGCGCGCGCACGGGTCGGTGTCGAAGGCCGCGGCCCGCGCGCGAGCGGTCGAGCTGCTCGCCGAGGTGGGCCTGCCCGACCCCGGGCGGGCGGTGGACCGCTACCCGCACGAGCTGTCGGGCGGCATGCGGCAGCGGGTGGTCATCGCGATCGCGCTGTCGAACTCGCCGGGGCTGCTGATCGCCGACGAGGCCACCACCGCCCTCGACGTCACCGTGCAGGCGCAGATCCTCGACCTGGTCGAGCGGCTGCGCAGCGAGCACGGCACCGGCGTGATCTGGATCACCCACGACCTCGGCGTCGTGGCCGGCATCGCCGACCGGGTGCTGGTCATGTACGGGGGGCGGTGCGTGGAGGACGGCACGGTCGACGACGTCCTCGAGCGGCCGGTGCACCCCTACACGCGCGGCCTGCTCGGCGCGCTGCCCGACCTGGCCACGGCGGACGACGGCGACCTCGCCACCATCCCCGGGACGCCGCCCCCGCCGACCGACCTGCCTGCCGGCTGCGTGTTCTGGCCGCGCTGCCCGGTGCGCGGCGACGCCCGCTGCGAGACCGAGCAGCCACCGCTGGCGGTCGTCGGCGCCGGGCGCGCCGGCCTGCCGCACCGGGCGGCGACGTGGTGCGCGGAGGGGGAGGCGTCGTGA
- a CDS encoding ABC transporter substrate-binding protein, whose translation MRPNRFLPLAAAAALLLTACGGGGESVDTGGGGGGGGENTLVAAVSAQPDQLDPHVTNAYASFQVLENVYDTLVVPGAEDLTMQPSLAESWTTSPDGLTWTFTLRDGVTFHDGSEFDSADVVYSYRRIIDEELSNAYRFATVADIAAPDPQTVVMTLTRPTPNLLELIGSFKGMAVVSEDAAEEFDLQSEANGTGPFQLESSDANGTVLTAFADHWGGAPTVDGVEFRYITEASSALTALRNGEVQWTDNVPPQNVEDLSDDEAVELGSVTSVEYFYLSMNYAVPPFDNRDVRRAIATAIDRDEVTQAARFGAAQTNQTAIPEGSPWFLDHAPFTPDQDAARQLLEQAGVQTPLTMGLMVTDEYPETVAAAQVIASQLEPIGIEVEIQEEDFATWLDRQDQGDFDAFMLSWIGNIDPADFYENQHLSTGGSNYQGYSNPQVDDLLTRAATEVDRAARKDLYDQAARVIVDDVSYLYLYNPDEVQAWVPGLTGYQVRADSAINFETVELP comes from the coding sequence GTGCGCCCGAACCGGTTCCTGCCCCTGGCCGCCGCCGCGGCACTCCTCCTGACCGCCTGTGGTGGCGGCGGCGAGAGCGTCGACACCGGTGGCGGGGGCGGGGGCGGCGGGGAGAACACCCTCGTCGCGGCGGTCAGCGCCCAGCCCGACCAGCTCGACCCGCACGTCACCAACGCCTACGCGAGCTTCCAGGTGTTGGAGAACGTCTACGACACCCTCGTCGTCCCCGGCGCCGAGGACCTCACGATGCAGCCGAGCCTGGCCGAGTCGTGGACGACCAGCCCCGACGGGCTGACCTGGACGTTCACCCTGCGCGACGGCGTGACGTTCCACGACGGCAGCGAGTTCGACTCCGCCGACGTGGTCTACAGCTACCGGCGGATCATCGACGAGGAGCTGTCCAACGCCTACCGGTTCGCCACGGTCGCCGACATCGCCGCGCCCGACCCGCAGACCGTCGTCATGACGCTGACCCGGCCCACGCCGAACCTGCTCGAGCTCATCGGCTCGTTCAAGGGCATGGCCGTCGTCTCGGAGGACGCCGCCGAGGAGTTCGACCTGCAGAGCGAGGCCAACGGCACCGGCCCCTTCCAGCTGGAGAGCTCCGACGCCAACGGCACCGTGCTCACCGCGTTCGCCGACCACTGGGGCGGCGCGCCGACCGTCGACGGCGTCGAGTTCCGCTACATCACCGAGGCGAGCTCGGCGCTGACTGCGCTGCGCAACGGCGAGGTGCAGTGGACCGACAACGTGCCGCCGCAGAACGTCGAGGACCTGTCGGACGACGAGGCGGTCGAGCTCGGCTCGGTCACCAGCGTCGAGTACTTCTACCTGTCGATGAACTACGCGGTCCCGCCGTTCGACAACCGGGACGTGCGCCGGGCGATCGCCACCGCGATCGACCGCGACGAGGTCACCCAGGCCGCCCGCTTCGGCGCGGCGCAGACCAACCAGACGGCGATCCCCGAGGGCAGCCCCTGGTTCCTCGACCACGCGCCGTTCACGCCGGACCAGGACGCCGCCCGCCAGCTGCTCGAGCAGGCCGGCGTCCAGACGCCGCTGACGATGGGCCTGATGGTCACCGACGAGTACCCCGAGACGGTGGCCGCCGCGCAGGTCATCGCCAGCCAGCTCGAGCCCATCGGCATCGAGGTGGAGATCCAGGAGGAGGACTTCGCCACCTGGCTGGACCGCCAGGACCAGGGTGACTTCGACGCCTTCATGCTCAGCTGGATCGGCAACATCGACCCGGCCGACTTCTACGAGAACCAGCACCTGTCCACCGGCGGCAGCAACTACCAGGGCTACAGCAACCCGCAGGTCGACGACCTGCTGACCCGGGCCGCCACCGAGGTCGACCGGGCCGCGCGCAAGGACCTCTACGACCAGGCCGCGCGGGTGATCGTCGACGACGTCTCCTACCTCTACCTCTACAACCCCGACGAGGTGCAGGCCTGGGTGCCCGGGCTGACCGGCTACCAGGTGCGCGCCGACTCGGCGATCAACTTCGAGACGGTGGAGCTGCCCTGA
- a CDS encoding helicase-related protein: MRSTPPERVVFHLGPTNSGKTYESLQALAATGSGVYAAPLRQLAQEAHAKLAAQLPEGTVGLSTGEEEIDPHAPIVCCTVEKAPVRGELLVLDESHWVADPERGHHWARLLLTGEYREMHLISAAEAHPLLAPLVADAGRVDVVHHQRLSRLDVLRAPVRTTGVRPQTLVVAFSRKTVYAVAAELDRHRPGRVGVLYGALPPATRREVIERFTTGELDVLVTTDVIGHGINVPATTVLFAETTKFDGSELRPLRSWEAAQIAGRAGRYGLTGHGTAGVLTGVPGLKPSAALVSVGAEVARGDRASDLPERAPRLRPELADLGAFEAVDLPEALVRWQAWARAATRDEAMTPDDVTSLVLRVRALLPLLRGPLGAAGDLHTVWRLVNLAIDYDPPRRTRWLVLARAALRHAVGLPVPPELVLPDVPVGSAVDAYEQAAAGARDAQTLLRQFPGVAGLSSDDAAWVEEECAEAISEMLPDAISVSRSGSCAECGTAIAPWFSTCRPCSAPRGRGADGGPGRDGGRGHRGGSRPGSRSGSRSGSRSGRRPTRTGRD, encoded by the coding sequence GTGCGCAGCACCCCGCCCGAGCGGGTCGTCTTCCACCTCGGCCCCACCAACTCCGGCAAGACGTACGAGTCGCTGCAGGCCCTGGCCGCCACCGGCTCCGGCGTCTACGCCGCGCCGCTGCGCCAGCTGGCGCAGGAGGCCCACGCCAAGCTCGCCGCCCAGCTGCCCGAGGGCACCGTCGGCCTGTCCACCGGCGAGGAGGAGATCGACCCGCACGCGCCGATCGTCTGCTGCACGGTGGAGAAGGCCCCGGTGCGCGGGGAGCTCCTGGTCCTCGACGAGTCGCACTGGGTGGCCGACCCCGAGCGCGGTCACCACTGGGCGCGGCTGCTGCTCACCGGCGAGTACCGCGAGATGCACCTGATCTCCGCCGCCGAGGCCCACCCGCTCCTCGCGCCGCTCGTCGCCGACGCCGGCCGGGTCGACGTCGTCCACCACCAGCGGCTGTCCCGGCTCGACGTCCTGCGGGCTCCGGTCCGCACCACCGGCGTCCGCCCGCAGACGCTCGTCGTCGCCTTCTCCCGCAAGACCGTCTACGCCGTCGCCGCCGAGCTCGACCGGCACCGGCCCGGGCGGGTCGGCGTCCTCTACGGCGCGCTCCCCCCGGCCACCCGGCGCGAGGTCATCGAGCGGTTCACCACCGGCGAGCTCGACGTGCTGGTCACCACCGACGTGATCGGCCACGGCATCAACGTGCCGGCCACGACGGTGCTCTTCGCCGAGACGACGAAGTTCGACGGCTCCGAGCTGCGGCCGCTGCGCAGCTGGGAGGCCGCGCAGATCGCCGGGCGGGCCGGCCGCTACGGCCTCACCGGGCACGGGACGGCCGGCGTGCTGACCGGCGTGCCGGGGCTCAAGCCCTCGGCCGCGCTGGTGTCGGTCGGCGCCGAGGTCGCGCGCGGCGACCGGGCCAGCGACCTGCCCGAGCGCGCGCCGCGGCTGCGCCCCGAGCTGGCCGACCTCGGCGCCTTCGAGGCGGTCGACCTGCCCGAGGCCCTGGTCCGCTGGCAGGCCTGGGCCCGCGCGGCCACCCGTGACGAGGCGATGACGCCGGACGACGTGACGAGTCTGGTGCTGCGGGTGCGGGCGCTCCTGCCGCTGCTCCGCGGACCGCTCGGTGCCGCCGGCGACCTGCACACCGTCTGGCGGCTGGTGAACCTGGCGATCGACTACGACCCGCCGCGCCGCACCCGCTGGCTGGTGCTGGCCCGGGCCGCGCTGCGGCACGCGGTCGGCCTGCCCGTCCCCCCGGAGCTGGTGCTGCCCGACGTCCCGGTCGGCAGCGCGGTCGACGCGTACGAGCAGGCCGCGGCGGGCGCCCGCGACGCCCAGACGCTGCTCCGGCAGTTCCCCGGGGTCGCCGGCCTGAGCAGCGACGACGCCGCCTGGGTCGAGGAGGAGTGCGCCGAGGCGATCAGCGAGATGCTGCCGGACGCCATCTCGGTCAGCCGGTCGGGGAGCTGCGCCGAGTGCGGCACCGCGATCGCCCCGTGGTTCAGCACCTGCCGCCCGTGCAGCGCGCCCCGCGGCCGGGGCGCCGACGGCGGACCGGGACGCGACGGCGGCCGCGGGCACCGCGGCGGCAGCCGGCCGGGCTCGCGGTCGGGCTCGCGGTCGGGCTCGCGGTCGGGCCGCCGCCCCACCCGGACCGGCCGGGACTGA